One genomic segment of Mesoterricola silvestris includes these proteins:
- the cysK gene encoding cysteine synthase A, which translates to MPRPNRVDYAYQLIGNTPVVRLNRIAEPGSATIYLKLESANPGGSVKDRIALSMIEDAERSGALKPGKELLEATSGNTGVGLAFVAAAKGYPITLIMPETMTLERRAILKAYGATLILTPGPLGMKGAVDKAEELAAADPKYWVVRQFDNPANPDVHRRTTAEEVLEQVPELDAFVAGIGTGGTITGVGEVLAKRKPGTLVVAVEPVDSPLLTQGKAGPHKLQGLGANFVPKILNREAFQRVEDVGYEDAIRIARRLTREEGIFTGISTGAIVFTALKIAKELGAGKTVVAVVCDTGERYLTHPLFSEA; encoded by the coding sequence ATGCCCCGTCCCAATCGCGTGGATTACGCCTACCAGCTCATCGGCAACACCCCCGTGGTCCGCCTGAACCGCATCGCGGAACCGGGCAGCGCCACCATCTACCTCAAGCTCGAAAGCGCCAACCCAGGCGGCAGCGTCAAGGACCGCATCGCCCTCAGCATGATCGAGGACGCGGAGCGCTCCGGCGCCCTCAAGCCCGGCAAGGAGCTCCTGGAGGCCACCAGCGGCAACACCGGCGTGGGGCTGGCCTTCGTGGCCGCCGCCAAGGGCTACCCCATCACCCTGATCATGCCGGAGACCATGACCCTGGAGCGCCGGGCCATCCTCAAGGCCTACGGGGCCACCCTGATCCTCACCCCCGGCCCCCTGGGCATGAAGGGCGCCGTGGACAAGGCAGAGGAGCTGGCCGCGGCCGACCCCAAGTACTGGGTGGTCCGCCAGTTCGACAATCCCGCCAATCCCGACGTCCACCGCCGCACCACCGCCGAGGAGGTCCTGGAGCAGGTGCCCGAACTGGACGCCTTCGTGGCCGGCATCGGCACCGGCGGCACCATCACCGGCGTGGGCGAGGTCCTCGCCAAGCGCAAGCCCGGCACCCTCGTGGTGGCCGTGGAGCCCGTGGACTCCCCCCTCCTCACCCAGGGCAAGGCCGGCCCCCACAAGCTCCAGGGCCTGGGCGCCAACTTCGTCCCCAAGATCCTCAACCGCGAGGCCTTCCAGCGTGTGGAGGACGTGGGGTACGAGGACGCCATCCGCATCGCCCGCCGCCTCACCCGCGAGGAGGGCATCTTCACCGGCATCAGCACCGGCGCCATCGTCTTCACCGCCCTGAAGATCGCCAAGGAACTGGGCGCCGGCAAGACCGTCGTGGCCGTGGTGTGCGACACCGGCGAACGCTACCTCACCCACCCCCTCTTCTCCGAGGCCTGA
- a CDS encoding RrF2 family transcriptional regulator, whose product MKVSTKGRYGLRIMVELAVHHGSGPVQVTTIAQNQQLPGKYIHVLVGGLKAAGLVTAVRGPNGGIELAREPRSITPLDVVEALEGRISAADCTLDPALCGRAADCVTRDVWCELAAAMETALRRHTLADLAERIKAGGGAAYVI is encoded by the coding sequence ATGAAGGTTTCCACCAAGGGTCGGTACGGGCTGCGGATCATGGTCGAACTGGCCGTGCACCACGGGTCGGGCCCGGTGCAGGTGACCACCATCGCCCAGAACCAGCAGCTCCCGGGCAAGTACATCCACGTGCTGGTGGGGGGCCTGAAGGCCGCGGGGCTGGTGACGGCGGTGCGCGGACCCAACGGCGGCATCGAGCTGGCGCGGGAACCCCGGAGCATCACGCCCCTGGACGTGGTGGAGGCCCTGGAGGGCCGCATCAGCGCCGCGGACTGCACCCTGGACCCCGCGCTCTGCGGCCGCGCCGCGGACTGCGTGACCCGGGACGTGTGGTGCGAACTGGCCGCGGCCATGGAGACCGCCCTGCGCCGGCACACCCTGGCCGATCTGGCCGAGCGCATCAAGGCCGGGGGCGGCGCCGCCTACGTGATCTGA
- a CDS encoding acyltransferase: MAEQVWKRRILTPLQFLLALALFAEAALVLGLAAFPAIKLVVWTQALPLAGNLHVLALGIALGGAYFAFGITLMALLPIARWVTFAQGTPAGSFSYVSWEGWRWASYNALTLFLRFSFVNWVRLTPFLPLYHRLMGMRIGARVQINTAVVADQNLISIGDDTIIGGDVTLVAHVAERGRLYAAPVVIGRNVTVGLMAVIFPGCVIGDGAVLAAGSVLSKGSRVGAGEIWSGVPARKVGRRRAGRAELR, translated from the coding sequence ATGGCAGAGCAGGTCTGGAAGCGCAGGATCCTCACCCCCCTGCAGTTCCTCCTCGCCCTGGCCCTCTTCGCCGAGGCGGCCCTCGTGCTGGGCCTTGCGGCCTTCCCCGCCATCAAGCTGGTGGTGTGGACCCAGGCCCTGCCCCTCGCCGGGAACCTCCACGTGCTGGCCCTGGGCATCGCCCTGGGCGGCGCCTACTTCGCCTTCGGGATCACCCTCATGGCCCTGCTGCCCATCGCGCGCTGGGTCACCTTCGCCCAGGGAACCCCCGCGGGCTCCTTCAGCTACGTCTCCTGGGAGGGCTGGCGCTGGGCCAGCTACAACGCCCTCACCCTCTTTCTGCGCTTCTCCTTCGTGAACTGGGTGCGGCTCACCCCCTTCCTGCCCTTGTACCACCGCCTCATGGGCATGCGGATCGGCGCCCGGGTCCAGATCAACACCGCGGTGGTGGCCGACCAGAACCTCATCTCCATCGGCGACGACACCATCATCGGCGGCGACGTGACCCTGGTGGCCCACGTGGCCGAGCGGGGCCGCCTCTACGCCGCCCCCGTGGTGATCGGCCGCAACGTCACCGTGGGGCTCATGGCCGTGATCTTCCCCGGGTGCGTCATCGGCGACGGCGCCGTCCTGGCGGCGGGGTCGGTGCTGTCCAAGGGGAGCCGGGTGGGCGCCGGGGAAATCTGGAGCGGCGTGCCGGCGCGGAAGGTGGGGCGCAGGCGCGCGGGGCGGGCGGAGCTCCGCTGA
- a CDS encoding ABC transporter permease, which translates to MNRLAFNLKWALRSLAGTPAFTAMAVLILALGIGANAAIFALVDRALLRPLDYPHAGRLVSMWETHASDGSIASVSPANFADWQREARGFDSLAAVCNTAVNVTGGAEPVRAYGLRATWTLFQVLGVPPALGRGFLPEEDAAGGPQVVILSHPFWMRQFGGDPSVVGRSVTLDGVETQVVGVMPQGFRFEFLGNRLDVILPAAFTAKERERRGWHFLGVAGRMGPGIDLARARAEMARVAASLAAAHPASNAHRSVRVTPLRDELVRNARPTLLFLLGAAGFVLLAACANLLNLMLARKARRERDAAIRKALGASPWDLGSQALTESLLLGLLGGLAGWVPAQAAATGLVRLLSLPAHLERSGWDLRMFGFTLLLSLATALVLGLAPGPRTAAHPRLRGVLVSAEVALTTLLLVGAGLMVRSLAHLRNLDPGFQPGQLVMATLTVPARNYGTLAERAAFIQRLRARVEASPGVTSAAVNDTLPFGGSTWTTSYDVEGQPAQEGRITIAHHISPAYFRTMGIPLLRGRDLEQGEADGAVVSRRFARRHFGEGDPLGRRIALEAGHWLRVVGECGDVRHNGLARDPEPEIYLPLTLGGPTSQSLGTFALVAKGPAALAPALRRALREEDPELPLGTVNSMASLLEQDRRTTRAASVLLGAFASLALLLAGVGTYAVLSFITGLRRRELGIRMALGATVRDILALVLGQGLRWIGTGVGLGLAGSLALGRFIESQIHGVGAGDPATLGAVTILLAAVGLVACLVPALRALRLDPCAVLQSE; encoded by the coding sequence ATGAACCGTCTTGCCTTCAACCTGAAATGGGCCCTCCGCTCCCTGGCGGGCACCCCCGCGTTCACGGCCATGGCCGTCCTGATCCTGGCCCTGGGCATCGGGGCCAACGCCGCCATCTTCGCCCTGGTGGACCGGGCCCTGCTGCGGCCCCTGGACTACCCCCACGCCGGTCGTCTCGTGTCGATGTGGGAGACCCACGCCAGCGACGGCTCCATCGCGTCCGTCTCCCCCGCGAATTTCGCGGATTGGCAGCGGGAGGCCCGGGGCTTCGATTCCCTCGCGGCGGTGTGCAACACGGCCGTGAACGTCACCGGAGGCGCCGAGCCGGTGCGGGCCTACGGGCTCCGGGCCACCTGGACCCTGTTCCAGGTCCTGGGGGTGCCGCCGGCCCTGGGCCGGGGTTTCCTCCCGGAGGAGGACGCCGCCGGGGGGCCGCAGGTGGTGATCCTCTCGCACCCCTTCTGGATGCGCCAGTTCGGAGGGGACCCTTCCGTGGTGGGACGGAGCGTCACCCTGGACGGGGTGGAGACCCAGGTCGTGGGGGTGATGCCCCAGGGCTTCCGGTTCGAATTCCTGGGGAACCGGCTGGACGTGATTCTTCCCGCTGCCTTCACGGCCAAGGAAAGGGAGCGGCGCGGCTGGCACTTCCTGGGCGTGGCCGGGCGGATGGGGCCCGGAATCGACCTGGCCAGAGCCAGGGCCGAGATGGCCCGCGTCGCCGCCTCCCTCGCCGCCGCCCACCCCGCCTCCAATGCCCACCGCTCCGTCCGGGTGACGCCCCTGCGGGACGAACTGGTGCGGAACGCCCGGCCCACCCTCCTCTTCCTCCTGGGGGCCGCCGGGTTCGTTCTGCTCGCGGCCTGCGCCAACCTCCTGAACCTCATGCTGGCCCGCAAGGCCCGGCGGGAACGGGACGCGGCCATCCGCAAGGCCCTGGGCGCTTCGCCCTGGGACCTGGGCAGCCAGGCCCTCACCGAAAGCCTCCTGCTGGGGCTCCTGGGGGGCCTCGCGGGGTGGGTGCCGGCCCAGGCCGCGGCCACGGGCCTGGTGCGACTTCTGTCCCTGCCGGCCCACCTGGAACGCTCCGGCTGGGACCTGCGCATGTTTGGGTTCACCCTTCTGCTGTCCCTGGCCACCGCCCTCGTCCTGGGTCTCGCGCCCGGGCCCCGGACCGCGGCGCACCCGCGCCTCCGGGGCGTCCTGGTTTCGGCCGAGGTGGCCCTGACGACCCTGCTGCTGGTGGGGGCCGGGCTCATGGTGCGAAGCCTCGCCCACCTGCGAAACCTGGACCCGGGCTTCCAGCCCGGCCAACTCGTCATGGCCACGCTCACGGTGCCGGCGCGGAACTACGGCACCCTCGCGGAGCGCGCCGCCTTCATCCAGCGGCTGCGGGCCCGGGTCGAAGCGAGCCCCGGCGTGACCTCCGCGGCGGTCAACGACACGCTGCCCTTCGGAGGTTCCACCTGGACCACCTCGTACGACGTGGAGGGCCAGCCCGCCCAGGAAGGGCGCATCACCATCGCGCACCATATCTCACCCGCCTATTTCCGGACCATGGGCATCCCCCTCCTGCGGGGCCGGGACCTGGAGCAGGGCGAGGCGGACGGTGCCGTCGTGAGCCGGCGCTTCGCCCGCAGGCACTTCGGCGAAGGGGACCCCCTGGGTCGCCGCATCGCCCTGGAGGCCGGCCATTGGCTGCGCGTGGTGGGCGAATGCGGCGACGTCCGCCACAACGGCCTGGCCCGGGATCCCGAACCCGAGATCTACCTTCCCCTGACCCTGGGCGGGCCCACCTCCCAGAGTCTGGGCACCTTCGCGCTGGTCGCCAAGGGCCCCGCCGCCCTGGCCCCGGCCCTGCGCCGGGCCCTGCGGGAGGAGGACCCCGAACTGCCCCTGGGCACCGTGAATTCCATGGCCTCCCTGCTGGAACAGGACCGCCGGACCACCCGCGCCGCCAGCGTGCTGCTCGGCGCCTTCGCGTCCCTGGCCCTGCTCCTGGCCGGGGTGGGCACCTATGCCGTCCTCAGCTTCATCACCGGCCTGCGCCGGCGGGAACTGGGCATCCGCATGGCCCTGGGCGCCACGGTGCGGGACATCCTGGCCCTGGTGCTGGGGCAGGGGCTGCGCTGGATCGGGACCGGAGTCGGGCTCGGCCTCGCCGGGTCCCTGGCCCTGGGGCGCTTCATCGAATCCCAGATCCATGGGGTGGGCGCCGGGGATCCGGCGACCCTGGGCGCCGTCACGATCCTACTGGCCGCCGTGGGGCTCGTGGCGTGCCTGGTGCCAGCCCTGCGGGCGCTCCGCCTGGATCCCTGCGCCGTCCTGCAAAGCGAGTGA
- a CDS encoding ABC transporter permease: protein MTGLLIDVRQAARSLFRAPGFLVTASACLALGIGANLAVLSHVDRLILRPLPFPDSGRLVEVDPADRQTGEIGPMTMPDFEELRARAGGFKALAACTARTRTLTGLAEPVRVDVGMVTAGFFEVLGVRPALGRVAFRADEEGLPASVGVLRHDFWMEKLGGDPGVLGRTLDLDGQAVQVVGVLPADFRFHQRISGSQVFVPEASPFGRRSPGMGTFLAVGRLNPGIPLAQVQAQARVAADGMEARRQNPRFDLRVTSLLEKTVANYRRVLLLLQGAVALVLLITCFDVAGLQLVRDLARGRDLAIRQALGAGRGRMGRLFLIESLMLAAAGGAAGIVLSFFIQGGLRWLLADLLPVPAAAVYPALMAAALGLVLATGLALAFLSWFLARGPRLVEVLRAGYGASHSRGHWRVLKGLVVAEVALSVVLLTGAGLLIQSLVNLQRVHPGFEPGPVLAVSVPLPPARYDLPAQRAFLERLEPALAALPGVAETGVNDTLPFVKATNGGDVSAVPGRPPGTETYVRTHVVTAGYFKAMGIPLLAGGVFPPADPGCCMISRRLAEKLWPGQDAVGRTVHSGFAKSLRVAGVVGDTAENRLDKTEDPQVYLPAEFNELFGGPVVVVKVQGDPARYGPQVKAAIRSLDPGLAMPEPRPLGEALKESMSVQAMAGILFTLFGLLALVLSGVGLYGVLAQITLQRRREIGIRLSLGATRSRVVGGILAGAAGMVGFGLAAGSLCGWQAGRVLGPLLFDLGAASPAIHLGVLAILVPTALLACVLPALRAARVDPAQALRQD, encoded by the coding sequence ATGACCGGTCTTCTCATCGATGTCCGCCAGGCGGCCCGGAGCCTGTTCCGGGCTCCGGGCTTCCTGGTCACGGCGTCCGCGTGCCTGGCGCTGGGCATCGGCGCCAACCTGGCGGTCCTCTCCCACGTGGACCGGCTCATCCTGCGGCCTCTGCCCTTCCCGGACAGCGGCCGGCTGGTGGAGGTGGATCCCGCGGATCGGCAGACCGGGGAGATCGGGCCCATGACCATGCCCGATTTCGAGGAGCTCCGGGCCCGCGCCGGCGGCTTCAAGGCCCTGGCGGCCTGCACGGCCCGGACCCGAACCCTGACCGGGCTGGCCGAGCCGGTCCGGGTGGACGTGGGGATGGTCACGGCGGGCTTCTTCGAGGTCCTGGGCGTCCGGCCCGCCCTGGGGCGGGTGGCCTTCCGCGCCGACGAGGAGGGGCTGCCCGCCTCGGTGGGGGTGCTCCGGCACGATTTCTGGATGGAGAAGCTGGGCGGCGATCCCGGCGTGCTGGGCCGCACCCTGGACCTGGATGGGCAGGCGGTGCAGGTGGTGGGCGTGCTTCCGGCCGACTTCCGGTTCCATCAGCGGATCTCGGGCTCCCAGGTCTTCGTGCCGGAAGCCTCCCCCTTCGGGCGTAGGTCTCCGGGCATGGGGACCTTCCTTGCCGTGGGCCGGCTGAACCCCGGGATCCCCCTGGCCCAGGTCCAGGCCCAGGCGCGGGTGGCCGCCGACGGCATGGAGGCCCGCAGGCAGAACCCCCGGTTCGATCTGCGCGTCACCAGCCTCCTGGAGAAGACGGTGGCGAACTACCGGCGGGTGCTGCTCCTCCTGCAGGGGGCGGTGGCGCTGGTGCTGCTCATCACCTGCTTCGACGTGGCGGGCCTCCAACTGGTGCGCGACCTGGCCCGGGGCAGGGACCTCGCCATCCGGCAGGCCCTGGGCGCGGGGCGGGGCCGCATGGGGCGGCTCTTCCTGATCGAAAGCCTGATGCTCGCGGCGGCAGGCGGCGCGGCGGGAATCGTGCTGAGCTTCTTCATCCAGGGCGGCCTCCGGTGGCTGCTGGCGGACCTCCTCCCCGTGCCCGCCGCCGCGGTGTACCCGGCGCTGATGGCGGCGGCCCTGGGGCTGGTCCTGGCCACCGGGCTCGCCCTGGCCTTCCTGTCCTGGTTCCTTGCCCGGGGTCCGCGCCTGGTGGAGGTGCTCAGGGCCGGGTACGGGGCCAGCCACTCCCGCGGCCACTGGCGCGTGCTCAAGGGCCTGGTGGTGGCGGAAGTCGCCCTGTCCGTGGTGCTCCTGACCGGGGCCGGCCTCCTCATCCAGAGCCTCGTGAACCTCCAGCGGGTGCATCCCGGTTTCGAGCCGGGGCCGGTGCTCGCGGTGAGCGTCCCCCTGCCTCCGGCCCGGTATGACCTGCCGGCGCAGCGCGCGTTCCTGGAGCGCCTGGAACCCGCCCTGGCGGCCCTTCCCGGCGTGGCGGAGACGGGGGTCAACGATACCCTCCCCTTCGTGAAGGCCACCAACGGCGGCGACGTCAGCGCGGTGCCGGGGCGGCCCCCCGGGACGGAGACCTACGTGCGCACCCACGTGGTGACCGCCGGCTATTTCAAGGCCATGGGCATCCCCCTGCTCGCGGGCGGGGTCTTTCCTCCCGCGGATCCGGGCTGCTGCATGATCAGCAGGCGCCTCGCGGAAAAGCTCTGGCCCGGCCAGGACGCCGTGGGCCGCACCGTGCATTCGGGCTTCGCCAAGTCCCTGCGGGTGGCCGGCGTGGTGGGGGACACCGCCGAGAACCGCCTGGACAAGACGGAGGATCCGCAGGTCTACCTGCCGGCGGAATTCAACGAGCTCTTCGGCGGCCCCGTGGTGGTCGTGAAGGTGCAGGGGGATCCCGCCCGGTACGGCCCCCAGGTGAAGGCCGCCATCCGGTCCCTGGATCCCGGCCTGGCGATGCCCGAGCCCCGGCCCCTGGGCGAGGCGCTCAAGGAGAGCATGTCCGTGCAGGCCATGGCCGGCATCCTCTTCACGCTCTTCGGACTCCTGGCCCTGGTGCTTTCCGGCGTGGGCCTCTACGGCGTGCTGGCCCAGATCACGCTCCAGCGGCGGCGGGAGATCGGCATCCGCCTGTCCCTGGGCGCGACCCGGAGCCGGGTGGTGGGGGGCATCCTCGCGGGCGCCGCCGGAATGGTGGGGTTCGGCCTTGCCGCCGGGTCCCTGTGCGGGTGGCAAGCCGGCAGGGTCCTGGGACCCCTCCTCTTCGACCTGGGCGCCGCGAGCCCCGCCATCCATCTGGGGGTCCTGGCCATCCTCGTCCCCACCGCGCTCCTGGCCTGCGTCCTGCCCGCCCTCCGCGCCGCACGGGTGGATCCCGCGCAAGCCCTGCGGCAGGACTGA